CGGAACATGTCGGGGTTCACCGCGTGCGCGTGCGGCAGCACGTAGATCCGCGTCTCGTGGAGGTACTTCCGGACGAACGCCACGTCGTGCACGAACCCGAGCGCGGTGAGGTTGCTGATGCGATCGGCCAGCTTGAGCACGCGGGCGCGCGGGCTGCCGCGCTCCATCACCCTCGTGAGGTACTCGGCCTTGGACTCCCGCACGCCGTCGGCCGTGCGGATCGTGACCTCCATGACGAGCGCGTAGACCTCGGGGCCGTCGGCATCGAGCCGCTCGATGTCTTCGCGCGTGACCCCCGGCATGTTGGGTGCGTCCTCGAACAGGTCGTGGATGACGGCCGCCTTGAGCAGCACGGGGTCGAGGATCTTGTAGTCGAGCAGAA
This Acidobacteriota bacterium DNA region includes the following protein-coding sequences:
- a CDS encoding bifunctional (p)ppGpp synthetase/guanosine-3',5'-bis(diphosphate) 3'-pyrophosphohydrolase; the protein is MPDIEQSLRRLTLAPYIVKAMALIGVRRRGGSNMFRHQLSTMAILLDYKILDPVLLKAAVIHDLFEDAPNMPGVTREDIERLDADGPEVYALVMEVTIRTADGVRESKAEYLTRVMERGSPRARVLKLADRISNLTALGFVHDVAFVRKYLHETRIYVLPHAHAVNPDMFRELSDLVRNREEAVSGRA